Proteins from a genomic interval of Geotrypetes seraphini chromosome 7, aGeoSer1.1, whole genome shotgun sequence:
- the LOC117364119 gene encoding zinc finger BED domain-containing protein 5-like isoform X2: protein MDKFLKRKELDSEQNLEPDESPSMSGGQKKAKMVSASKFSGARQYSESYISVGFTFTGDANKPTPLSVVCGEKLANSAMVPSKLKRHLQTKHPSLQNKNADYFVRLRDNTEKQATFMRKTTKVNERVLKASYQVAELIAKSKKSHTVAETLILSACKAIVEEMLGPEAAKEIAKVPLSDNTISRRINDMSADIESVVLEKIRISEKFALQLDESTDISGHAQLLANVRFVDGDAIRENFFFCKALPEKTTGEEIFRVTSEYLEKGGLKWENCTSVCPVVVAWQGLGSCV, encoded by the exons ATGGACaagtttttgaaaaggaaagaacTAGACTCTGAACAAAATTTGGAGCCAGATGAGAGCCCAAGTATGAGTGGGggtcaaaagaaagcaaagatggtTAGCGCAAGCAAATTCTCTGGCGCAAGGCAATATAGCGAAAGCTATATTTCAGTTGGATTTACTTTCACTGGAGATGCAAACAAACCAACTCCACTGTCCGTGGTGTGTGGTGAAAAGCTAGCTAACAGTGCTATGGTCCCAAGCAAACTTAAACGCCATCTCCAAACGAAACACCCTTCGCTTCAAAACAAGAATGCGGACTATTTTGTTCGCCTGCGTGACAACACGGAGAAACAGGCAACTTTCATGAGAAAAACCACAAAGGTAAATGAAAGAGTTCTTAAAGCTAGCTATCAAGTTGCTGAACTTATAGCCAAGTCAAAAAAGTCGCACACTGTGGCAGAGACATTAATACTTTCTGCCTGCAAAGCTATTGTAGAGGAGATGCTCGGACCTGAAGCAGCTAAGGAAATAGCCAAAGTCCCTCTCTCAGACAACACAATTTCCAGACGTATTAATGACATGTCTGCAGACATCGAAAGTGTGGTTTTGGAAAAGATCCGTATCAGTGAGAAATTTGCATTGCAACTTGACGAGTCTACTGATATCAGTGGACATGCTCAACTCTTGGCCAATGTGCGTTTTGTTGATGGTGATGCAATTAGAGAAAACTTCTTTTTTTGCAAGGCATTGCCAGAAAAAACAACAGGAGAAGAAATTTTTCGGGTCACATCAGAATACCTTGAAAAAGGAGGACTTAAGTGGGAAAACTGCACAAGTGTCT GTCCGGTGGTTGTCGCGTGGCAAGGTCTTGGTTCGTGTGTATGA
- the LOC117364119 gene encoding zinc finger BED domain-containing protein 5-like isoform X1: MDKFLKRKELDSEQNLEPDESPSMSGGQKKAKMVSASKFSGARQYSESYISVGFTFTGDANKPTPLSVVCGEKLANSAMVPSKLKRHLQTKHPSLQNKNADYFVRLRDNTEKQATFMRKTTKVNERVLKASYQVAELIAKSKKSHTVAETLILSACKAIVEEMLGPEAAKEIAKVPLSDNTISRRINDMSADIESVVLEKIRISEKFALQLDESTDISGHAQLLANVRFVDGDAIRENFFFCKALPEKTTGEEIFRVTSEYLEKGGLKWENCTSVCTDGAAAMVGRTKGFVSRVKERNPDVIVTHCFLHHEALVAKTLPAVLVHVLDDVVCMVNFVK; the protein is encoded by the coding sequence ATGGACaagtttttgaaaaggaaagaacTAGACTCTGAACAAAATTTGGAGCCAGATGAGAGCCCAAGTATGAGTGGGggtcaaaagaaagcaaagatggtTAGCGCAAGCAAATTCTCTGGCGCAAGGCAATATAGCGAAAGCTATATTTCAGTTGGATTTACTTTCACTGGAGATGCAAACAAACCAACTCCACTGTCCGTGGTGTGTGGTGAAAAGCTAGCTAACAGTGCTATGGTCCCAAGCAAACTTAAACGCCATCTCCAAACGAAACACCCTTCGCTTCAAAACAAGAATGCGGACTATTTTGTTCGCCTGCGTGACAACACGGAGAAACAGGCAACTTTCATGAGAAAAACCACAAAGGTAAATGAAAGAGTTCTTAAAGCTAGCTATCAAGTTGCTGAACTTATAGCCAAGTCAAAAAAGTCGCACACTGTGGCAGAGACATTAATACTTTCTGCCTGCAAAGCTATTGTAGAGGAGATGCTCGGACCTGAAGCAGCTAAGGAAATAGCCAAAGTCCCTCTCTCAGACAACACAATTTCCAGACGTATTAATGACATGTCTGCAGACATCGAAAGTGTGGTTTTGGAAAAGATCCGTATCAGTGAGAAATTTGCATTGCAACTTGACGAGTCTACTGATATCAGTGGACATGCTCAACTCTTGGCCAATGTGCGTTTTGTTGATGGTGATGCAATTAGAGAAAACTTCTTTTTTTGCAAGGCATTGCCAGAAAAAACAACAGGAGAAGAAATTTTTCGGGTCACATCAGAATACCTTGAAAAAGGAGGACTTAAGTGGGAAAACTGCACAAGTGTCTGCACCGATGGAGCTGCAGCCATGGTCGGGCGCACCAAAGGCTTTGTAAGCAGAGTGAAGGAAAGAAATCCAGATGTGATTGTTACGCATTGTTTTTTACACCACGAGGCCCTCGTAGCCAAGACTTTACCAGCAGTCCTAGTTCATGTGTTGGATGATGTTGTGTGCATGGTAAACTTTGTAAAGTAA